A region from the Anomaloglossus baeobatrachus isolate aAnoBae1 chromosome 11, aAnoBae1.hap1, whole genome shotgun sequence genome encodes:
- the LOC142256118 gene encoding arylacetamide deacetylase-like 4 produces the protein MANPELLRRSYTFFTGVLLLMEAFDKLGLWNITRIFVFAQKILMPLQKNDPEIFKKDLQFGGVPVRVYQPRSPSVGGRKGVMFFHGGGFMAGSIESHDHFCQYVTKKSGAVVVSVGYRLAPEHRCPAALDDCVMATVHFLKTAQEHGVDPSTVIICGDSAGGNLTAGVCQALVGRSDLPKPLAQVMIYPLVQMVDFNLPSYQQNKMVPLLLQKHALYCTMKYVGGDLSLSKELIKGSHVPPEMRQKLSRWLSSEEFKDKGYKPHIMAPFNKEVYEGVKITLDLPCSPLFSDDAVIRQLPQAYILTCEFDVLRDDGILYKKRLEDNGVPVTCNHVKDGFHGVVGLFDRPDVVSGKLAMDNIITYIKNL, from the exons ATGGAGGCTTTTGATAAACTCGGATTATGGAACATTACACGGATTTTTGTTTTTGCACAAAAAATATTAATGCCTCTACAGAAGAATGATCCAGAGATCTTCAAGAAAGACTTACAATTTGGAGGAGTGCCGGTGAGAGTCTACCAGCCCCGATCTCCTTCAGTCGGTGGCCGAAAAGGAGTCATGTTCTTTCATGGAGGAGGATTTATGGCAGGAAGTATTG AGAGCCATGACCATTTCTGTCAGTATGTAACAAAGAAATCTGGAGCTGTGGTTGTCTCTGTTGG GTACCGCCTGGCACCAGAACACAGATGTCCAGCTGCGTTGGATGATTGTGTCATGGCTACAGTTCACTTTCTGAAAACGGCGCAAGAACATGGAGTCGATCCTTCCACTGTTATAATATGTGGAGACAGTGCCGGGGGCAATCTTACAGCTGGCGTGTGTCAAGCTCTTGTGGGTAGATCAGATCTTCCAAAGCCTCTTGCCCAGGTGATGATATACCCTTTGGTCCAAATGGTGGACTTCAATTTACCCTCCTACCAACAAAACAAGATGGTCCCTTTGTTACTCCAAAAGCATGCTTTATACTGCACAATGAAATACGTAGGTGGAGATCTTTCTTTGTCAAAAGAACTGATAAAGGGCAGCCATGTTCCTCCTGAGATGAGACAAAAATTAAGTAGGTGGTTGAGTTCTGAAGAATTTAAGGACAAAGGCTACAAACCTCACATCATGGCTCCATTCAATAAAGAGGTTTATGAGGGAGTTAAGATAACTCTCGACCTTCCATGTTCTCCATTGTTCTCCGATGATGCTGTGATCCGGCAACTACCACAGGCCTACATACTAACATGTGAGTTTGATGTTCTCCGCGATGATGGGATACTCTACAAGAAACGTCTGGAGGACAATGGAGTCCCGGTCACATGTAATCATGTTAAAGATGGCTTCCACGGAGTTGTCGGCCTCTTTGATCGGCCTGATGTGGTCTCCGGAAAGCTGGCTATGGATAATATTATTACTTATATTAAAAACCTTTGA
- the LOC142255693 gene encoding arylacetamide deacetylase-like 4 has translation MGIALALLVITFGIFIALFFLLVVGIIYFEFANSNIPPGIANPVKLRIIHCIMIGIAILGKIAQNMFICNQLDFTRFIRDKLMVRRLGEDPKLLIKNLTFEGIPVRVYQPKSPSAGGRKGVLFFHGGGWMFGSIDSYDVLCRYISKGTESVVVSVGYRLAPEHKYPAAFEDCLKATSHFLKTAKEYGVDPSSVIISGDSAGGNLTAAVCQALQGTDLPKPLAQVLIYPAVQGIDFHLPSYIQNCAVPILYRERAVFYMINYIEGNLQMMEEVLDGDHVPVDLKMKFRNWLGLDNIPDEFKVRGIKHSLMASHTEDVYQAHKQLFETHFSPLLAEDSVFRLLPKAYVLTCEFDVLRDDGILYKKRLEDNGVPVTWFHLRDGFHGIVSFFDNGQLSFESGKLAVDNIVKFINDA, from the exons ATGGGCATCGCTCTGGCTTTGTTGGTGATCACTTTTGGCATTTTCATTGCGTTATTCTTTTTGCTGGTGGTGGGCATCATTTATTTTGAATTCGCAAACTCTAACATCCCACCAGGAATTGCAAACCCAGTGAAGCTTAGGATCATTCATTGCATCATGATTGGCATAGCTATATTG GGGAAGATCGCGCAGAATATGTTCATCTGCAACCAGCTTGACTTCACCCGTTTCATCAGAGATAAACTTATGGTTAGAAGGTTAGGAGAAGACCCCAAGCTGCTTATTAAAAACCTGACGTTCGAAGGGATTCCGGTGAGAGTCTACCAGCCTAAGTCGCCATCTGCTGGTGGGAGAAAAGGAGTGCTGTTCTTTCATGGAGGAGGATGGATGTTCGGTAGTATTG ATTCCTATGATGTCTTATGTCGCTACATCTCAAAAGGAACAGAATCTGTGGTCGTCTCTGTTGG GTATCGCTTGGCGCCAGAACACAAGTACCCTGCAGCGTTTGAAGACTGTCTTAAGGCCACAAGCCATTTTTTGAAGACTGCAAAGGAATATGGTGTAGACCCATCCTCTGTGATAATCAGTGGTGACAGTGCTGGGGGTAACCTCACCGCTGCCGTTTGCCAAGCCCTTCAGGGAACAGACCTTCCAAAGCCTCTTGCCCAGGTGCTAATATACCCAGCAGTCCAAGGTATTGATTTCCACTTACCGTCCTATATACAAAACTGTGCGGTGCCCATTCTCTATAGGGAGCGAGCCGTGTTCTACATGATAAACTATATTGAAGGCAACCTGCAAATGATGGAAGAAGTTCTAGATGGAGACCATGTTCCTGTTGACTTGAAGATGAAGTTCAGAAATTGGTTGGGTCTTGATAATATTCCTGACGAGTTTAAGGTCCGGGGTATTAAGCATTCTTTGATGGCTTCACATACTGAGGATGTCTACCAAGCCCACAAGCAACTATTCGAGACACACTTCTCTCCATTGTTGGCTGAGGACTCTGTCTTCCGCCTTCTCCCCAAAGCTTACGTCCTAACATGTGAGTTTGACGTCTTACGCGATGATGGAATTCTTTATAAGAAACGCCTGGAGGACAATGGAGTCCCAGTGACATGGTTTCATCTCAGAGATGGCTTCCATGGAATAGTCAGCTTTTTCGACAACGGACAACTCTCATTTGAGTCTGGAAAGTTGGCTGTCGATAATATTGTAAAGTTCATTAATGATGCTTGA